The following proteins are encoded in a genomic region of Cricetulus griseus strain 17A/GY chromosome 7, alternate assembly CriGri-PICRH-1.0, whole genome shotgun sequence:
- the Cbx4 gene encoding E3 SUMO-protein ligase CBX4 isoform X2, whose translation MELPAVGEHVFAVESIEKKRIRKGRVEYLVKWRGWSPKYNTWEPEENILDPRLLIAFQNRERQEQLMGYRKRGPKPKPLVVQVPTFARRSNVLTGLQDSSADSRAKLELGTQGKGQGHQYELNSKKHHQYQPHSKDRSGKPPPPGKSGKYYYQLNSKKHHPYQPDPKMYDLQYQGGHKEAPSPTCPDLGAKSHPPDKWAHGAAAKGYLGAVKPLGGGAGAPGKGSEKGPPNGMTPAPKEAVAGNGIGGKMKIVKNKNKNGRIVIVMSKYMENGMQAVKIKSGEATEGEARSPSHKKRAAADERHPQADRTFKKAAAGGAEEKKAEVPCKRREEEALVSADPQPQDLGSRKLSPTKEAFGEQPLQLTTKPDLLAWDPARSSHPPAHHHHHHHHHHHHHAVGLNLSHARKRCLSETHGEREPCKKRLTARSISTPTCLGGSPAAEHPATVSPTAASLPQPEVILLDSDLDEPIDLRCVKMRSDAGEPPSSLQVKPEAPAAAVAAVVAPATAAEKPPAEAQDEPAEPLSEFKPFFGNIIITDVTANCLTVTFKEYVTV comes from the exons ATGGAGCTGCCAGCTGTTGGCGAGCACGTCTTCGCGGTGGAGAGCATCGAGAAGAAGCGGATCCGCAAG GGCAGAGTGGAGTATCTGGTGAAATGGAGAGGCTGGTCCCCCAA ATATAACACGTGGGAACCAGAGGAGAACATCTTGGATCCCCGTCTGCTGATCGCCTTCCAGAACAG GGAACGGCAGGAACAGCTGATGGGATATCGAAAGAGAGGGCCCAAGCCCAAACCGCTGGTGGTGCAG GTACCCACCTTTGCCCGCCGCTCCAATGTCCTGACAGGGCTTCAAGACTCCTCTGCTGACAGCCGTGCCAAGCTGGAGTTGGGCACACAGGGCAAGGGCCAGGGGCACCAGTATGAGCTTAACAGCAAGAAGCACCATCAGTACCAGCCGCATAGCAAGGACAGATCCGGTAAGCCGCCGCCACCCGGGAAGAGCGGCAAGTATTACTATCAGCTGAACAGCAAAAAGCACCACCCCTACCAGCCAGACCCCAAAATGTACGACCTGCAGTACCAGGGTGGCCACAAGGAGGCACCCAGCCCCACCTGCCCAGACCTGGGCGCCAAGAGCCACCCTCCTGACAAGTGGGCCCACGGAGCTGCTGCCAAAGGCTACCTGGGGGCAGTGAAGCcgctggggggaggggcaggagctcCAGGCAAGGGCTCAGAGAAGGGCCCCCCCAACGGCATGACACCAGCCCCCAAGGAGGCAGTGGCTGGAAACGGCATTGGGGGCAAGATGAAAATCgtcaagaacaagaacaagaacggGCGCATCGTGATCGTGATGAGCAAGTACATGGAGAACGGCATGCAGGCGGTGAAGATCAAGTCGGGCGAGGCCACCGAGGGCGAGGCGCGCTCCCCCAGCCACAAGAAGCGTGCTGCCGCCGACGAACGCCACCCCCAGGCCGACAGGACTTTTAAAAAGGCGGCGGCCGGTGGTGCGGAGGAGAAGAAAGCGGAAGTGCCCTGCAAACGCAGGGAGGAGGAGGCTCTGGTGTCCGCGGACCCTCAGCCCCAGGACCTAGGGTCCCGGAAGCTCTCCCCGACCAAGGAGGCCTTTGGTGAACAGCCGCTGCAGCTCACCACCAAGCCAGACCTGCTGGCCTGGGACCCGGCCCGGAGCTCACACCCACCcgcccaccaccaccatcaccaccaccaccaccaccaccatcacgcGGTGGGCCTGAACCTCTCCCACGCGCGCAAGCGCTGCCTCTCTGAGACCCACGGCGAGCGCGAACCCTGCAAGAAGCGGTTGACGGCCCGCAGCATCAGCACCCCGACCTGCCTGGGGGGCAGCCCGGCCGCCGAACACCCCGCCACCGTGTCCCCCACCGCCGCGTCCCTGCCGCAGCCCGAGGTCATCCTGTTGGACTCAGACCTGGATGAGCCCATAGACTTGCGCTGCGTCAAGATGCGCAGCGATGCTGGGGAACCGCCCAGCTCTCTCCAGGTGAAGCCCGAGGCTCCAGCGGCGGCGGTGGCCGCAGTGGTGGCGCCGGCCACTGCCGCAGAGAAGCCTCCGGCCGAGGCCCAGGACGAGCCCGCGGAGCCCCTGAGCGAATTCAAGCCCTTCTTTGGGAATATAATTATCACTGACGTCACCGCGAACTGCCTCACCGTGACTTTCAAGGAGTACGTGACGGTGTAG